The Pyrus communis chromosome 2, drPyrComm1.1, whole genome shotgun sequence genome includes a window with the following:
- the LOC137726928 gene encoding uncharacterized protein, with the protein MNLAAALAAERQLRTQQDPEGEGSVGPTGNAIAGTTAPGTPMRVSLMRLLEETEMDGRDAFGGGATALSEKTAEGGIGNDSVCCVCTGRRKGAAFIPCGHAFCRVRSIVWLNRGSCPLCDRSILGILDIF; encoded by the coding sequence ATGAATTTGGCTGCCGCGCTGGCAGCCGAGCGACAGTTGCGGACTCAACAGGATCCGGAGGGAGAGGGGTCGGTGGGTCCCACGGGTAATGCAATCGCGGGAACAACAGCGCCGGGAACGCCGATGAGAGTGTCGCTGATGAGGCTGCTTGAGGAGACGGAGATGGACGGGCGCGACGCGTTTGGCGGTGGCGCGACGGCGTTGAGCGAAAAAACAGCGGAGGGAGGGATAGGGAACGATTCGGTGTGCTGCGTGTGCACGGGAAGGAGAAAAGGCGCGGCTTTCATCCCATGTGGGCACGCATTTTGCAGGGTGCGTTCCATAGTGTGGTTGAATCGAGGATCCTGTCCCCTCTGCGACCGTTCGATCCTCGGGATCCTCGATATATTCTAG